In one window of Cellulophaga sp. HaHa_2_95 DNA:
- a CDS encoding type VI secretion system TssO: MKKNKFIYIILFSLIVGLIMGYVVTKNYYQEKIDHAETIHKQQETLVETLQQIGDYFEEFQEGTGSHSFLRASINSELIELQNSATDDANDHYSKAAKLIVKNYAAHVKLTTEYERVTKLLEYYENDYQPCRVKEIDNFFLRTEIEQSEELTQEELKSYSLDYIPTKGNNRDTYYLTKPVHVNTRMVIISNYDQQLLIAYFVFGNDKKAIKAYSDSFKGGDCFSVTSRLYENGYLEVKERNCKEGSMLQKYQNVNY, from the coding sequence ATGAAAAAAAACAAATTTATATACATCATTTTGTTTAGTTTAATTGTGGGATTAATTATGGGGTACGTGGTTACGAAAAACTATTATCAGGAAAAGATTGATCACGCTGAAACCATTCATAAACAACAAGAAACATTAGTGGAAACCCTTCAACAAATAGGAGACTATTTCGAAGAATTTCAGGAAGGTACCGGAAGCCATAGTTTCTTAAGAGCATCAATTAATTCTGAACTTATAGAATTACAGAATTCAGCTACAGATGACGCTAATGACCACTATTCAAAAGCAGCAAAATTGATTGTCAAAAATTATGCAGCCCACGTAAAATTAACTACTGAATATGAACGTGTTACTAAGTTATTGGAGTATTATGAAAATGACTATCAACCCTGTCGTGTAAAAGAAATCGACAACTTTTTTTTAAGAACTGAAATAGAACAATCTGAAGAGCTTACGCAAGAGGAATTAAAAAGCTATTCATTAGATTATATCCCTACGAAAGGTAACAATCGTGATACCTATTACCTTACTAAACCAGTGCATGTAAATACTAGAATGGTCATTATTTCAAATTACGACCAACAATTACTTATAGCCTACTTTGTTTTTGGAAATGATAAAAAAGCCATTAAAGCGTATAGCGATAGTTTTAAAGGAGGTGATTGTTTTAGCGTCACTTCTAGGTTGTATGAAAATGGCTATTTAGAGGTTAAAGAGCGAAATTGTAAAGAAGGAAGTATGCTCCAGAAGTATCAAAACGTAAATTATTAA
- a CDS encoding SDR family NAD(P)-dependent oxidoreductase: MKNSTKLSGKNVLITAGAQGIGEAITKHFIDSGANVAIHYFSSAETANQLTEYATSKRQKAIAISGDLTKETDANALVAKTVEAFDSLDILINNAGSLVARRMLNEMEAEFWHKVMDINLTSMMFVTKAAAPHLAKNEASSVVNLASLAGRKGGHPGSLAYSTSKGAILTFTRALSAELGPQGTRVNAVAPGLILGTSFHNTHTTKESAAATTAGIPIQRAGNADDVARAVIYLASEFDGFITGATLDINGGVYNM; encoded by the coding sequence ATGAAAAACAGTACTAAATTATCTGGGAAAAATGTTCTAATTACAGCTGGTGCGCAAGGTATTGGCGAGGCTATTACAAAGCATTTTATTGATAGCGGAGCCAATGTAGCTATCCATTATTTTTCTAGTGCAGAAACCGCTAACCAATTGACAGAATATGCAACGAGCAAAAGGCAAAAAGCGATAGCTATCAGTGGCGATTTGACAAAAGAAACAGATGCGAATGCTTTGGTTGCTAAAACAGTAGAAGCCTTTGATAGTTTAGATATCTTAATTAATAACGCTGGATCTTTAGTAGCGCGTAGAATGCTAAATGAAATGGAAGCCGAATTCTGGCATAAAGTAATGGATATTAACCTAACTTCTATGATGTTTGTAACTAAAGCAGCTGCTCCTCACCTAGCTAAAAATGAAGCGAGTAGTGTGGTAAATTTAGCATCACTCGCCGGCCGTAAAGGTGGGCATCCTGGATCATTAGCTTATTCTACTAGTAAAGGGGCAATATTGACCTTCACGCGTGCACTTTCTGCAGAATTAGGACCTCAAGGTACACGCGTAAATGCTGTTGCTCCCGGGCTTATCCTAGGAACATCATTTCATAATACACATACCACAAAAGAATCTGCTGCAGCAACAACGGCAGGCATTCCTATTCAACGTGCAGGAAATGCAGACGATGTGGCTAGAGCCGTTATTTACTTAGCTTCAGAATTTGATGGCTTCATTACTGGTGCCACTTTAGACATCAATGGTGGTGTCTATAATATGTAA
- a CDS encoding RbsD/FucU domain-containing protein, which produces MLKTPVIHPTIMEALARSGHFAQVVIADGNLPVGAMTGPNSTTVHLNFRPGLLDALTVLEGILEVCPIQGAIVMEKPAEANAEIHDAYKKLLGEVTWEAMERWAFYDKIREPATTLIIQTGEQRRFANIILTVGVVKMAEESNF; this is translated from the coding sequence ATGTTAAAGACGCCCGTAATTCACCCTACAATAATGGAGGCGCTTGCACGTTCTGGACATTTTGCACAAGTGGTTATTGCAGACGGAAATTTGCCTGTTGGTGCTATGACCGGTCCTAATTCTACTACGGTGCATTTAAATTTTCGCCCAGGATTGCTAGATGCGCTTACGGTTCTTGAAGGTATTTTAGAAGTATGTCCTATTCAAGGGGCTATCGTTATGGAAAAACCTGCAGAAGCTAATGCAGAAATTCATGATGCCTATAAGAAGCTTTTAGGAGAGGTTACTTGGGAGGCTATGGAACGCTGGGCGTTCTATGACAAAATAAGAGAGCCTGCTACTACATTAATTATTCAAACGGGCGAACAGCGTCGTTTTGCGAATATAATTTTAACAGTAGGAGTGGTGAAAATGGCCGAAGAAAGTAATTTTTAA
- a CDS encoding catalase, with amino-acid sequence MDDKRTPTEKDKQLENYKVDYTDKPLTTRQGLKVNDTNNSLKSGPRGATLLEDFLLREKIHNFDHERIPERIVHARGSAAHGYFELYESIEEYSKAGIFTDTQRKTPVFARFSTVAGSKGSTDLARDVRGFAVKFYTEEGTWDLVGNNMPIFFIQDAMKFPDLIHSVKPEPNNEIPQAASAHDTFYDFVSLTTETLHNHIWVMSDRGIPRSLRMMEGFGIHTFRLINKEGKAHFVKFHWKPKLGVHSVTWDEAVKISGADSDFHRRDLWEAIDAGQFPEWELGLQIVPEEDEHKFDFDLLDPTKLIPEEMVPVKIIGRMVLNRNPDNFFAETEQVAFLPGNVVPGIDFTNDPLLQGRLFSYRDTQLSRLGSHNFHQLPINKSVAPVHNNQRDGHMQMEIPKGNTAYFPNSLGGGCPYLSSVEEGGFESYQERIDAHKIRTRSESFSDHFSQPALFYRSLASWEKNHVIDAYSFELGKCTHDHIKSRMLWIIAQIDEALANEVADNLGMKVPDDIERPINQAIGANANVEDHQPKKKKIYLEESPELSQAHTKFDTIATRQIAFLVADGFHMKDFEAMKNALEAENAVVKLVAPHGGTVLCDEKMEHKVDAAIMTTESVLFDAIYIPGGKKSIDALLAKSKFTKFINEAFKHCKAVAVAHEGEMLLDATAVVDFKNDAAVFINKDPKDFIAAIAKHRNWERMDVAAEIAV; translated from the coding sequence ATGGATGATAAAAGAACACCTACAGAAAAAGACAAGCAATTAGAAAATTATAAGGTAGATTATACCGATAAACCCTTGACTACACGCCAAGGTTTAAAAGTCAATGATACCAATAACTCTTTAAAATCAGGGCCTAGAGGTGCTACATTACTTGAAGATTTTTTATTGAGAGAGAAAATTCACAATTTTGATCATGAGCGTATTCCGGAGCGCATCGTGCATGCTAGAGGTAGTGCTGCCCATGGATACTTTGAACTTTATGAAAGTATTGAAGAATATTCCAAAGCGGGTATTTTCACTGATACTCAACGAAAAACCCCTGTATTTGCACGTTTTTCTACGGTGGCCGGTTCTAAGGGTTCTACAGATTTAGCACGCGATGTGAGAGGTTTTGCCGTTAAATTTTACACGGAAGAAGGTACATGGGATTTGGTAGGAAATAATATGCCTATATTCTTTATTCAAGATGCTATGAAATTTCCAGATTTAATTCATTCTGTAAAACCAGAACCTAATAATGAAATTCCACAAGCAGCTTCTGCTCATGACACTTTTTATGATTTTGTATCCTTAACCACAGAAACCCTGCACAACCATATTTGGGTGATGAGCGATCGCGGAATTCCACGTAGCTTGCGAATGATGGAGGGCTTTGGGATACATACCTTCAGGTTAATTAATAAGGAAGGAAAAGCACATTTCGTAAAATTTCATTGGAAGCCAAAATTAGGAGTACATTCCGTTACTTGGGATGAAGCCGTAAAAATTAGTGGTGCAGATTCAGATTTTCACAGAAGAGATTTATGGGAAGCAATAGATGCTGGGCAGTTTCCAGAATGGGAATTAGGACTTCAAATAGTTCCTGAAGAAGATGAGCATAAGTTCGATTTTGATTTATTAGATCCTACCAAGCTTATTCCGGAAGAAATGGTACCTGTGAAGATTATCGGGCGTATGGTTTTAAATAGAAATCCGGATAACTTTTTTGCAGAAACAGAACAGGTGGCATTTTTACCAGGGAATGTAGTTCCTGGAATAGACTTTACCAATGATCCTTTATTACAAGGGCGTCTCTTTTCTTACCGCGATACGCAACTATCGCGTTTAGGAAGTCACAATTTTCATCAGTTGCCCATTAACAAATCGGTAGCACCTGTACACAATAATCAGAGAGATGGACACATGCAAATGGAAATTCCGAAAGGAAATACCGCATATTTTCCAAATTCTTTAGGTGGCGGATGTCCTTATCTATCCTCGGTAGAAGAAGGCGGATTTGAATCCTACCAAGAACGTATAGATGCGCATAAAATACGCACCAGAAGTGAAAGCTTCAGTGACCATTTTTCACAACCAGCATTGTTTTACCGAAGCTTGGCCTCATGGGAGAAAAATCATGTGATTGATGCCTATTCTTTTGAGTTAGGGAAATGTACGCATGATCATATTAAGTCACGAATGTTATGGATCATAGCTCAGATTGATGAAGCGCTTGCCAATGAAGTGGCCGATAACCTAGGGATGAAAGTGCCGGATGATATTGAAAGGCCTATCAACCAAGCTATTGGAGCCAATGCTAATGTGGAAGATCATCAACCTAAAAAGAAAAAAATATATTTAGAAGAGTCTCCTGAATTAAGTCAGGCACACACAAAATTTGATACGATAGCTACACGACAAATTGCATTTTTAGTTGCTGATGGTTTTCATATGAAAGATTTTGAAGCCATGAAGAATGCATTAGAAGCAGAAAATGCAGTAGTAAAGCTTGTGGCGCCACACGGAGGCACGGTATTGTGTGATGAAAAAATGGAGCACAAAGTAGATGCTGCGATAATGACTACGGAAAGCGTGTTATTCGATGCCATTTATATTCCAGGCGGTAAAAAGTCTATAGACGCACTTTTAGCCAAATCAAAATTCACCAAATTTATCAATGAGGCTTTTAAACACTGTAAAGCTGTTGCAGTGGCTCACGAGGGTGAGATGTTATTGGATGCTACGGCCGTTGTAGATTTTAAAAATGATGCTGCGGTATTCATCAATAAAGATCCAAAAGATTTTATTGCAGCCATTGCAAAGCACCGCAATTGGGAGCGAATGGATGTCGCTGCAGAAATAGCAGTATAA
- a CDS encoding YqaE/Pmp3 family membrane protein: MSILTILLNIFLPPLAVFLKHGLGTTFLISVVLTIIGWLPGVIHAFIVNK; the protein is encoded by the coding sequence ATGTCAATTCTAACAATATTATTAAATATATTTTTACCACCGTTAGCCGTTTTTTTAAAGCACGGTTTGGGAACTACTTTTCTGATAAGCGTTGTATTAACCATCATTGGTTGGTTGCCAGGTGTAATACATGCATTTATAGTGAATAAATAA
- a CDS encoding response regulator, with protein sequence MTDKKLILWLVDDDEDDRSFFIEGLESLDVNFELREFANGKEPLCFSDANSDIIPDIIFLDLNMPVMNGTECLELIRSHKTLKNVIVAMYSTSSSGLDIQCCYEKGANLYVIKPNRFQDLKNCMQKILSMNWSDFLCNFQKEHFLLKV encoded by the coding sequence ATGACTGACAAAAAATTGATATTATGGTTAGTTGATGACGATGAAGATGATAGATCTTTCTTTATAGAAGGACTTGAAAGTTTAGACGTAAATTTTGAGTTAAGAGAATTCGCTAATGGTAAAGAACCACTATGCTTCTCTGACGCCAACAGTGACATCATTCCCGATATTATATTTTTAGATTTAAACATGCCGGTTATGAATGGTACGGAATGTTTAGAACTTATTAGAAGTCATAAAACGCTAAAAAATGTTATTGTGGCTATGTATTCTACCTCTTCTAGTGGTTTGGACATTCAATGTTGTTATGAAAAAGGCGCCAATCTTTATGTAATTAAACCCAATAGATTTCAAGATTTAAAGAACTGTATGCAGAAAATTCTGAGTATGAACTGGTCAGATTTTCTATGCAATTTTCAGAAAGAGCACTTTCTTCTCAAAGTATAA
- a CDS encoding SDR family oxidoreductase: protein MSKELKEKDEQEIGRPGLESAMNEKPEIIKSTYKGSEKLKGKVALITGGDSGIGRAVAVHYAKEGADIAIAYLNERKDAEETAAMIEKEGQNCIKISGDLKDFSYCQDLIETVIKTYGKIDILVNNAATQYVEEEFSAISIEHLEETFKTNILSMIYLTQQAYQYMEKGARIINTTSVTGYKGHNELIDYASTKGAITSFTRSLSAQLAPKGILVNGVAPGPIWTPLIPATMTDIGDFGKNTPLGRCGQPSEVAPAYVYLAAEDSSYMTGQILHINGGIVVGG from the coding sequence ATGAGCAAGGAACTAAAAGAAAAGGATGAGCAAGAAATAGGAAGACCGGGATTAGAATCTGCCATGAACGAAAAACCTGAAATTATAAAATCTACATACAAAGGTAGTGAAAAGCTAAAAGGAAAAGTGGCTTTAATTACGGGCGGCGATAGTGGTATAGGGCGGGCTGTAGCGGTGCATTATGCCAAAGAAGGCGCAGATATAGCTATAGCATATTTAAACGAGCGCAAAGATGCTGAAGAAACAGCTGCTATGATAGAAAAAGAAGGCCAAAACTGCATCAAGATTAGTGGCGACCTCAAAGATTTTTCATATTGCCAAGATCTTATAGAGACTGTGATAAAGACCTATGGAAAAATTGATATTTTAGTCAATAATGCGGCCACACAATATGTAGAAGAAGAGTTTTCAGCAATCTCTATTGAACATTTAGAAGAGACCTTTAAAACCAATATATTGTCAATGATTTACCTGACGCAACAGGCGTATCAATACATGGAAAAAGGGGCTAGAATTATCAACACTACTTCGGTTACTGGATATAAAGGTCATAATGAACTTATCGACTATGCCTCTACAAAAGGAGCTATTACCTCTTTTACACGATCATTATCTGCACAGTTAGCACCAAAAGGCATTCTTGTAAATGGTGTAGCTCCAGGCCCTATTTGGACCCCATTAATACCTGCTACGATGACCGACATAGGAGATTTTGGGAAAAATACGCCCTTAGGCCGTTGCGGACAACCATCAGAAGTTGCTCCTGCTTACGTGTATTTAGCCGCAGAAGATTCTAGTTATATGACAGGCCAGATTTTACACATCAACGGCGGAATTGTTGTGGGTGGTTAA
- a CDS encoding alpha-amylase family glycosyl hydrolase, producing MAELEYKEMDMTINKSQGMGAVLIDGNTTFRVWAPNAEKVFVMGSFNDWKRTNMPLALEENGYWAAAFDSVKEGDEYKYIIHTNGKEYERNDPYAFEVTSSIGNSIVKTLNFDWGDDNFQMPHWNELVIYELHVGTFNRKEPDTVANFDSVIEKLPYLEKLGINCIELLPVAEFAGGISWGYNPAHPFAIEQDYGGPDAFARLVRAAHEKGIAVIIDVVYNHLGPSDVDLWQFDGWGENDKGGIYFYNDHRSATPWGDTRPDYGRPEVRQYLRDNALMWIEKYKCDGLRMDATSYIRYEGGGLGYDTEIEEGNILMRDINAELREKYPHILTIAEDLKGENKVTDAIEHNGLGYGSQWDMNFVHPVREVLEDPYDTSRDLQKIVDALEFKYNTDVFTRIVYTESHDEVANGKARVPEEIQPGDAESAFAKKRAILGIALTLTAPGIPMLFQGQEFIEDEYFQDTEALDWSKFEKHKGIQKLVRDLIYLRTGNHDRTAGLRDQGIQIVHFNNETKILAYIREDRDHREPVLVILNFSTIDYQNYGIGLEQNADWKLRFNSSWNGYDPDFSDLEIQGINHYQEETDGQEWTGKLTIPGYCCQIYTL from the coding sequence ATGGCTGAATTAGAATATAAAGAGATGGATATGACCATTAACAAATCTCAGGGTATGGGAGCTGTTTTAATAGATGGTAACACAACATTTAGAGTCTGGGCTCCAAATGCAGAAAAAGTATTTGTAATGGGTTCTTTTAATGATTGGAAGCGTACTAACATGCCGCTCGCTTTAGAAGAAAATGGATACTGGGCAGCAGCCTTTGATTCGGTGAAAGAAGGCGACGAGTATAAATATATCATCCATACTAATGGGAAAGAATATGAACGAAATGATCCATACGCTTTTGAAGTTACTAGTAGTATAGGAAACTCTATTGTTAAAACACTGAATTTTGATTGGGGTGATGATAATTTTCAAATGCCCCATTGGAATGAATTGGTTATTTATGAACTGCATGTAGGTACATTCAACAGAAAAGAACCCGATACAGTAGCTAATTTTGATAGTGTGATAGAAAAACTTCCCTATTTAGAGAAATTAGGAATAAACTGTATTGAGCTATTACCTGTGGCAGAATTTGCAGGCGGAATTTCATGGGGATACAATCCTGCACACCCCTTTGCTATAGAACAAGATTATGGAGGCCCTGATGCTTTTGCAAGATTGGTAAGAGCTGCGCATGAGAAAGGAATTGCGGTAATTATAGATGTGGTATATAACCATCTTGGACCCTCTGATGTAGACTTATGGCAATTTGACGGTTGGGGAGAAAATGATAAAGGCGGTATCTATTTTTATAATGACCATAGAAGCGCTACACCATGGGGAGATACTAGACCCGATTATGGCAGACCAGAAGTACGGCAATACCTTCGAGACAATGCGCTAATGTGGATAGAAAAATATAAATGTGATGGTTTACGAATGGACGCTACCTCCTATATACGCTATGAGGGTGGTGGACTAGGTTATGATACAGAAATTGAGGAAGGCAACATTTTAATGCGTGATATAAACGCGGAATTACGAGAGAAATATCCTCACATACTCACTATTGCAGAAGACTTAAAAGGAGAGAATAAAGTTACGGATGCCATTGAACATAATGGCCTAGGCTATGGTAGCCAATGGGATATGAATTTTGTACACCCCGTAAGAGAAGTGCTAGAAGATCCTTATGATACTTCTAGAGATTTGCAAAAAATTGTAGATGCTTTAGAATTTAAATACAATACAGATGTCTTTACTAGAATTGTATATACAGAATCTCATGATGAGGTGGCCAATGGTAAAGCAAGAGTTCCTGAAGAAATACAGCCAGGTGACGCTGAGAGCGCCTTTGCAAAAAAAAGGGCTATTTTAGGAATAGCACTAACCTTAACCGCTCCAGGAATACCCATGCTGTTTCAAGGTCAAGAATTTATAGAAGATGAATATTTTCAGGATACAGAAGCATTAGACTGGAGTAAATTTGAAAAACATAAAGGCATCCAGAAATTGGTTCGAGACTTAATTTATTTAAGAACTGGTAATCATGATAGAACTGCAGGTCTTAGAGATCAAGGGATTCAGATAGTCCATTTTAATAATGAGACCAAAATACTGGCATACATTAGAGAGGATAGAGACCATAGAGAACCCGTTCTTGTTATTTTAAACTTTAGTACTATAGATTACCAAAATTATGGAATTGGTTTGGAACAGAATGCCGATTGGAAGTTGCGTTTTAACAGTTCATGGAACGGTTACGATCCCGATTTTTCTGATTTGGAGATTCAAGGGATTAATCATTATCAAGAAGAAACCGATGGTCAAGAATGGACAGGAAAACTAACTATTCCTGGATATTGTTGCCAAATATATACCTTATAA
- a CDS encoding FAD/NAD(P)-binding protein: MKQSIGIVGSGPTALYVLKNIAENSTVISKEIATIYITEKETNAGVGMPYSEKYTELCNMSNISSEEIPLLSQSLASWLKEQPEEALEALQIDADKISETVVYPRLVLGKYFKNEYEHYKSLLENANIRVVELCNAEVIDIIASETTQEFELVIQDKDRITCNGVIIASGHEWINEDNTQRGYFASPWPISKVLPKKGTYDNYTVGILGASLSAFDVVSSLSRRHGHFEKQGAEIEYIPDANTEHFTIVMHDFNGWLPQLQYEQKEPMREVYRHVTKNVLLDLLDENGFLGLDTYFNLVCKPALRKALFKDDLLDVVSHLQNEDFGFLDFIAVMTEKHEYPDPFKGMEKELVEAQSAIKKEQPIYWKEVIDDLMYSLNFHAELLAAEDHYTFHKEVMPFLLNVIAAMPLESAKIMLALHKRGKLSLKKGAVKLLDQKKSNQKETSIEVGNEKISYKKFITCSGQKSISLKNFPFQSLVHSGKVRAARSKVASIKKMYDLIGEESQFNLIKNKKSWYLKLNGIDISTNFKLIDVSGNEVPNLYDLSFTHTSGLRPYSFGLQSCELTSRVVVKDFIKSIQEKSNLVS; encoded by the coding sequence ATGAAACAAAGCATAGGTATTGTAGGTAGTGGCCCAACAGCCCTCTACGTTCTAAAAAATATAGCCGAAAACAGTACGGTAATTTCTAAGGAAATTGCTACCATATACATTACAGAAAAAGAAACTAATGCAGGTGTAGGCATGCCCTATTCCGAGAAATACACAGAGTTATGTAATATGTCTAATATCTCCTCTGAAGAGATTCCTCTTTTAAGCCAATCTTTAGCCTCTTGGTTAAAAGAGCAACCTGAAGAAGCGTTAGAAGCATTACAGATAGATGCAGACAAGATTTCTGAAACCGTCGTTTATCCTCGGCTTGTCTTAGGGAAGTATTTTAAAAATGAATACGAACATTACAAAAGCCTTTTAGAAAACGCCAACATCAGGGTTGTAGAATTATGCAATGCGGAAGTTATTGATATCATAGCTTCAGAAACGACACAAGAATTTGAGCTAGTTATACAAGATAAGGACCGTATTACCTGTAATGGTGTCATTATTGCTTCAGGTCATGAATGGATTAACGAGGATAATACACAGCGAGGGTATTTTGCATCGCCTTGGCCTATCTCAAAAGTGTTACCAAAGAAAGGAACTTACGATAATTATACGGTAGGTATTTTAGGAGCCTCTTTAAGCGCTTTTGATGTGGTGTCTTCCCTCTCTAGAAGACATGGTCATTTTGAAAAACAAGGGGCCGAAATTGAATACATTCCGGATGCAAACACGGAACACTTTACCATAGTAATGCATGATTTTAATGGCTGGTTGCCTCAGTTGCAATACGAACAAAAAGAGCCTATGCGAGAAGTCTATAGGCACGTTACAAAAAATGTATTACTCGATTTATTGGATGAAAACGGATTTTTAGGTTTAGATACTTACTTTAATTTAGTATGTAAGCCTGCCTTACGTAAAGCGTTATTTAAAGATGATTTGCTTGATGTGGTAAGCCACTTACAAAACGAAGATTTTGGATTTCTAGATTTTATAGCGGTTATGACTGAAAAACATGAATATCCAGATCCGTTCAAGGGTATGGAAAAAGAACTTGTAGAAGCGCAAAGCGCCATAAAAAAAGAGCAGCCCATTTATTGGAAAGAGGTGATTGATGATTTGATGTATAGCTTAAATTTTCATGCGGAACTTTTAGCTGCCGAAGATCATTATACCTTCCATAAAGAGGTGATGCCTTTCTTATTAAATGTCATAGCTGCCATGCCTTTAGAATCTGCTAAAATTATGCTTGCGCTACACAAAAGAGGGAAACTAAGCTTAAAGAAAGGCGCTGTAAAGCTTCTAGATCAAAAAAAAAGCAACCAGAAGGAAACTAGTATAGAGGTGGGGAATGAAAAGATAAGCTATAAAAAGTTTATCACTTGCTCCGGGCAAAAATCGATTTCACTTAAGAATTTCCCTTTTCAATCTCTAGTCCATAGCGGAAAAGTACGTGCCGCAAGAAGCAAAGTAGCAAGCATAAAAAAAATGTACGATCTAATTGGAGAAGAGAGTCAATTTAATCTTATCAAAAATAAAAAAAGCTGGTATCTAAAATTAAACGGTATTGATATTTCCACCAATTTTAAACTTATAGATGTGTCTGGAAATGAAGTTCCTAATTTATATGATTTATCGTTTACCCACACCTCTGGACTAAGACCCTATTCTTTTGGATTGCAGTCTTGTGAATTAACAAGCCGCGTTGTGGTAAAAGACTTCATCAAATCAATCCAAGAAAAAAGTAATTTGGTATCGTAG
- a CDS encoding SemiSWEET family sugar transporter has translation MKKNYSKIIYISYKFILDHSMELEEIIGTLAGIFTTGAAVPQIIKAWRTKKVKDVSPYMFFVLIAGVSLWTFYGILLKDVPIIITNGISTCLNAIMLILITKYKRKPV, from the coding sequence ATGAAGAAGAATTACTCAAAAATCATATACATCAGTTATAAATTCATTCTTGATCATTCTATGGAGTTAGAGGAAATTATAGGAACACTGGCAGGCATTTTTACAACTGGCGCTGCTGTGCCACAGATAATAAAGGCATGGCGCACCAAAAAAGTTAAAGATGTTTCTCCTTATATGTTTTTTGTTCTAATCGCGGGTGTTTCTCTTTGGACTTTCTATGGAATACTCCTTAAAGATGTTCCTATTATCATTACAAATGGTATATCTACTTGTTTAAATGCGATAATGCTTATATTAATAACTAAGTATAAGCGTAAACCTGTATAG
- a CDS encoding DUF421 domain-containing protein, whose protein sequence is MILYGTLKISTNPAINKLLTIDKQSLFLIVCSAIGIYLAIILYTRLFGKRSFSKMSSFDFAMTVSVGSMVATTVLTNSVSLTEGAIGLVMVYGLQLAAAYLRRYEPFRKLIDNQPTLLMDGSTIIKENLRKVRVTEGDLRSKLREANVVKLSEVKAVIFETTGDMVVLHKSNEDDIDPWLLEDVGR, encoded by the coding sequence ATGATTCTTTATGGTACTTTAAAAATTTCTACTAATCCAGCAATCAATAAACTTTTAACGATTGATAAGCAATCCTTGTTTTTAATTGTTTGTTCTGCTATAGGTATATACTTAGCCATCATTCTATACACCCGCTTATTCGGAAAGAGAAGCTTTTCAAAAATGTCTAGTTTTGACTTTGCAATGACGGTATCCGTGGGTTCTATGGTGGCCACCACGGTTTTGACTAATTCTGTAAGCTTAACAGAGGGTGCCATAGGTTTAGTTATGGTGTACGGACTTCAATTAGCGGCGGCATATTTGCGCAGGTATGAGCCCTTTAGAAAATTAATAGACAATCAGCCTACCTTACTCATGGATGGTAGTACCATTATCAAAGAAAACCTAAGGAAAGTACGAGTAACTGAAGGAGACTTAAGATCCAAATTAAGAGAAGCAAACGTTGTAAAACTTTCAGAAGTCAAAGCGGTAATTTTTGAAACAACTGGTGACATGGTGGTCCTACATAAGAGTAATGAGGATGATATAGACCCTTGGCTTTTAGAAGATGTTGGTAGGTAA